TGAAGAGTAGTTACGTTTCCAAACAATTTGTCCAGAACGCAGATCGATTGATACTAATGTACCGTTGTAACCCACTGCAAATAGACGATCACCAGCAATAACAGGTGATGCATCAACATCAACTAAGCGATCAATTTCTGTTGAGCCCTTTGGTGCAGCAATTGATTGTTGCCACAACAGACGACCATCAGACATTAATGCGCCCGCTAAACGACCGTTTGCTAAGCCCCAGAACACACCACCAGAAACAGCTACAGGTGAGCTATCACCACGTAGTGTCAACGTTGGTACTTCGTTGCTTACTTGCCATTTTGACGCGCCAGTTTCAACATCTAGAGCTTCTAATACACCACTGCTGGTATTTACAACAACTAAACCATCAGCAACAAGCGGTTTTGCTAATACTTCACCAGCAACCGTTGTACGCCAAACTTCTTTACCTGTTTCAGCATCTAATGCGATAACTTTCGCATTTTCAGTGCCAACAAAAACTTTGCCGTCACCTAATACTAAACCGCCAGAAAGCTTCGCACTGTTGTCACCTTCAAGATCGGTTTCCCACTCAACTTTACCTGTTGCTGGGTTTAGTGCTTCGATAAGACCAGCACGATCTGCAACGAACACTTTATCCAGACCTACAGCAGGCGTTAGTTTTGAGTAGTAGCCATTTACGCCATCACCGACGCTACGGCTCCAATCTGTTTTTGGTGTGAAAGTATTATCAACCTTTGGCAATGGTGCCATTTGAATTGAATCAACTTCACTCGCACAACCTGATAGCACACTTACTGCAACAGCAACGGCTAAAACACGTTTTAACACTTTTTGCATCGTCATCTGCCTTATTGCGCTAAATCATCAAGCTTCATTTGCAATGCAGGTGATGAACCGTCTTGCTGAGCTTCTACATAAGCTTCACGTGCACCTGTGATATCGCCTTTTTGTAGCAAAATATCACCACGTAGTTCAGCAACTTTTGATTTCCAGCTTGGTACTGTTACTTTCTTAAGTTCAGCCAATGCTTCATCAAATTTTTGCTGTTCTGCATAAATACGAGCTAAACGTGTTGTTGCTAAAGGTAGAATCGCTTCGTCTTTAGTATTGTTAAGCACCCATTGAAGTTGCTCAACAGCGCCATTCAGATCTTGATTCTCAACCTGAACTTTTGCTAGCTGTAATGCTGTAAGCACTGCGTATTGACTGCCTTTGTTAGCATCAATAAATGTTTTTGCTTCAGCGACTGCGTCTTTGCTGTTTTCATCAAGTGCAGAAACAACTTGTGTGTAGCTATCAGATGCAACGTGTTTTGCAGCATGTACTTCAGACTGGTAGTAACGCCAGCCCCAAAGACCACCTAAACCAATCACGGCGCCTAGAACAACGGCTTTGCCGTTCTCTTGCCACCACGATTTAATCGCTTCAACCTGTTGTTCTTCTGTGGCGTAGTCGTTCACTTCCTGTCCTCTCTTAAATCAGTGCTGCCAGTTTTGCAGCAACCTCATCCTGTGCCATGGTCGTCTGCTCACCGCCGTGTAAGTCTTTTACTACTACGGTGTTTTCAGCAATTTCATTTTCTCCAAGAACTAATGCAACAGCTGCGCCAACGTTGTCTGCGCGCTTAAATTGCTTCTTGAAGTTACCGCCACCAAAGTGCGTCATTACACGTAAACCTGATACTTCAGTACGTAGCTTCTCAGCCAGTGTCATACCTGCAGCCAGTGTACCTTCACCCGCCGTTACCACGTAAACGTCTACTGAACGACGAACTTCGTCTTGTTCTAGTGCTTCCATTAGTAATACTAGGCGCTCAAGACCCATAGCAAAACCAACAGAAGGTGTCGCTTTACCACCTAGTTGTTCAACTAGACCATCGTAACGACCGCCACCACAAACAGTACCTTGTGCGCCAAGGCTCTCTGTGATCCACTCAAATACAGTACGGTTATAGTAGTCTAAACCACGTACAAGACGTTCATTTACTTGGTATTTGATGCCAGCAGCGTCTAATAGTTCACATAAACCGTCAAAGTGTTCTTTAGATTCTGGATCTAAGTACTCAGAAAGCTTAGGCGCATCAACTAGGATTTCTTGAATTGCTGCATTCTTAGTATCTAGTACACGTAATGGGTTGGTGTACATACGACGTTTTGCATCTTCATCAAGTACATCTAAGTGTTGCTCAAGGAAAGCAATAAGTGCTTTACGGTATTCTGCACGCGCTTCTAGTGAACCGATTGAGTTCAACTCTAGACGAACATGTTCGTGAATACCTAACTCACGCCACAGACGTGCAGTCATCATAATAAGTTCAGCGTCGATATCAGGACCGTTAAGACCAAATACTTCTACACCTACTTGGTGGAACTGACGGTAACGACCTTTTTGTGGGCGCTCATGACGGAACATTGGACCAATGTACCAAAGACGCTGTTCTTGGTTGTATAGCAAACCATTTTGAATACCAGCACGTACACAACCTGCTGTACCTTCTGGGCGCAGTGTTAGGCTATCGCCATTACGATCTTCAAAAGTGTACATTTCTTTTTCAACAACGTCGGTCACTTCACCGATCGCACGTTTAAACAAATGTGTTGATTCAACAATCGGCATACGAATTTCGTTATAACCGTATGCACTGATCACTTGTTTAACAGTACCTTCGACTTTTTGCCAAAGTGGAGATTGTGTTGGAAGGCAGTCGTTCATGCCTCGAATTGCTTGAATTTGTTTCGCCACGTTTATTCTCGTTAACCGCTGGGAATTGGAATCGAATATATAATGTCTTTATGAAATAGTGAACCATGCTCAATCATTATGAGCATGGTTTTTTGATTATATATCTTGTTGTTTTACATCAATGCGGTTGTTTTGATCTAACATTGATGCCTTTGCTCGAATTTTACTCTCAAGCTGATCAATCACATTGTCGTTATCAAAGCGCTCTTTTTGACGGATACCGTCTTCATAGAAAGCACTCTTACGGTTACCGCCTGCAATACCTAAATGAGAAACTTCTGCTTCACCTGGGCCGTTTACTACACAACCAATCACAGAAACATCCATTGGTACCACGATATCTTCTAGACGTTGCTCTAGCTCATTAACGGTACCGATCACATCAAATTCTTGGCGTGAACATGTTGGACAAGCAATAAAGTTGATGCCACGAGAACGGATACGCAGTGATTTTAAGATATCAAAACCAACTTTGATTTCTTCAACCGGATCGGCAGCAAGAGAAATACGTAATGTGTCACCGATACCTTCCGCTAGAAGCATACCTAGACCAACTGCAGATTTAACAGAACCTGCTCGCGCACCACCCGCTTCGGTGATACCAAGGTGAAGAGGCTGAACAATTTGCTTTGCTAGTAAACGGTAAGATTCAACAGCAAGGAAAACATCAGAGGCTTTTACGCTAACTTTGAATTGATCAAAGTTCAGACGATCTAAGATTTCCACATGGCGCATTGCTGATTCAACTAAAGCTTGCGGTGTAGGTTCACCGTACTTTTGCTGAATATCTTTTTCTAAAGAGCCACCGTTAACACCGATACGAATAGGAATGTTCTTGTCACGTGCACATTCAACCACAGCGCGAATACGATCTTCTCGACCGATATTACCTGGGTTAATACGCAGACAATCTACGCCATATTCTGCAACTTTAAGTGCAATGCGGTAATCAAAATGAATATCAGCAACAAGCGGTACATTGACTTGTTGTTTGATCACTTTGAATGCTTCCGCTGCATCCATTGTCGGTACAGAAACACGGACAATATCAGCACCAACTTTTTCTAATGCCTTGATCTGTGCAACAGTCGCTTCGACATCTGTTGTACGCGTGTTTGTCATCGACTGAACTGCGATAGGTGCACCATCGCCAATAGGCACATTACCTACGTAAATTCGGCTCGATTGACGGCGTATAATTGGTGATTCGTTATGCATTGCTTTTTCTCTAAATTACTACGGCAACTTAAGCGTTACTGGCTTCGATGATGGGTAACGACTTAAATCAAAAGGTTGACCTTTGATATTAATTTTAACGGCACCAGGTGCGCCAAGTCGAACGCGAAATGGTGCTTTACCCGCTAAATCTAATACTTGACCGACTTTCTTTACACCAGAGTCTAATCGCTTACCAGTCGCGTCACGTACGTCAATCCAACAATCGGCTGAAAAAGCTAACTGAAGCTGGGGGGCATCAGCATTTTGCTCTGTTGTTGCAGTCGCCGCTTCAGCGGTTTTCGCTGGTGCATTCGAACTGTCTGCAGGCGTTGCTGTACCAGAAGCAGATGCAGATGCTGTCGTTTGTGCCGTGCTTGATGTTGTTGATTCAGTAGCTGTAGGCGTTGTTGCCGTTGCTTCTGCTGGCTGCGCCGTGGTATCCGTTGTCGCTGAATGATCAACATTGGTATCCACCGTCGCAGGTTTCGTTGCGCTGATGGTTGCGTCATCATTCGTTAAAGTTGTCAAAATTGTTGAATCTTCACCTTGCACTTGTTTTTCATGAGCAACATTTTGATCTGCGATTATGTTTAAGGAATTAGTATTTTGATCAAGATGAATATTCTGCCACCACCAAATAGCGGTCACACCTACAAAAACAGCCGCCAGAATCCAAGTGAGTCCCATAATACGGCTGTCGTGTGCTTCACGTTTAGTACGGCGAGAAAAGCTCTGCATTTCTTGTGCATTTGGCTTGCTGTGACCGCATTTATCCAAAAGTGCAAGAACAACATTTTCTTCTAACCCCACATATTTTGCGTATGAACGCACATATCCACGTGTAAAGGTGGCTAGTTGGGCTTGCTCAAAACGATTGTTTTCAATGTCATCAATAACAGAAAGACGTAATCTTAGACGGTTAGCGATATCCTTTTGTGAATAGCCAAGTTGCTCTCGAGCTTGACGCAATACGTCACCAGGAAGATGATTCCCTTCTGTTATTTTTTGTTCTTCGTTATTTTCAGTATTCATTGGCCAAATAATTCTGATATTGCAGAGAATCTGGGTATTTCTCTTTCAGCAAAATAGCGTATTTGTTTGCCTGAGTTAAACGTCCAGCTTGTTTTTCCAACTGAATGAGTAACCACAAACTGTCTGCTGTGTACCCATATCTCTTATTAAATTTGAATAACTGTACGCGAGCATCTTTGAAATTGTTGGTCTCAATCTCAACTTGCGCCAGTTGCAACATAGATCTCGGACGATTCGGGTCATGGGCAAGCGCATTTTCAAAATAACCCGTTGCGGCTTCTAAATTGCCCTTCTTACGACTACATAAGCCTGCGTTTTCATAACTTGCCGAAATCAAATAATAATAAGGTTGTTCAATCGCTCTCACAAAAGCGGCAATGGCTTCATCGTAGCGTCCTTCACTACACAAGAATACACCATAGTTGTTTAAGACATCGCCATTTTTAGGTGAATATCTTAACGCTTGTTTGTACATCTTTTCTGCAGCGTCTTTATCACCAACTTTTTGATAATAATAAGCCATTGCATTTTGTGCACGGTAGTAGGTTGGATCATACTTTAACGCTAGCTCCAAATTTTCTCGTGCACGTTCCCACTGACCATCTTTTAAATAATTCAGGCCGAGGTTTAATCTCGCTTCTGAGGCAGCTTTAGGATCAAACTCTCTACCATTATCTGCCACTTCTACTGTGGCACAGCCTGTAAATAACAGGCATGACAATAGTGGGTATACGCTCCATCGTATCATTTTTGCTCACCTCAACATCCATGTGAAATTACGCAGTTATTTATAGAAGTCTGTTTTTAGACCGCTTTTACTGCAATTTGTTCACCCGCATTCAATTTAGCTTGGGTACGCTTGGTACGGTCGATGACATCACCAACTAACTGACCACAAGCGGCATCAATATCATCACCACGCGTTTTACGAACCGTTACGGTGAAATCGTATTCCATTAACGTTTTCATAAAACGGTCAATACGAGAATTGCTTGGCTTCTTATATGGTGAACCTGGGTACGGGTTAAACGGAATTAAGTTAATTTTCGCTGGTGTATCTTTTAATACTTTCGCTAATTGACGTGCATGTTCCATGTCGTCATTAACATGATCCAACAATACATATTCTACCGTTACTCGACCACGGTTCGCATTCGTTGAATTCACATAACGGCGAACTGCGTCCAAAAATGTTTCAATATCCCAACGGTTATTGATTGGCATGATTTGCGAACGTAGTTCATCTGTTGGTGCGTGCAATGAAATAGCAAGTGCCACGTCAATGTTACCGATCATTTGCTCAAGACCAGATACCACACCTGATGTTGATACGGTTACACGACGTTTTGATAAACCAAAACCTAGATCATCAAGCATAATTTCTAATGCTGGGATCAAGTTTTTCATATTTAATAATGGCTCGCCCATCCCCATCATTACAACGTTGGTAATTGGACGACGACCCGTTTCTTTTTGTACGCCGATTTCTTTCGCCGCACGCCATACCTGACCAATGATCTCAGATACACGTAAGTTACGGTTAAAGCCTTGCTGTGCCGTTGAGCAGAATTTACATTCCAATGCACAACCTACTTGTGATGAAACACATAGCGTTGCACGATCTTCATCAGGAATGTAAACCGTTTCAACGTCTTGATCACCCACTCGCATTGCCCATTTGATGGTGCCGTCCGCTGAGTGTTGCGCTTCAGAAACGTAAGGCGCGCGGATTTCAGCAACACGCTTTAATTTCTCGCGCAGCTTTTTGTTGATGTTGGTCATTTGATCGAAGTCATCACAACCGAAATGATAAATCCATTTCATGATCTGATCTGCACGGAATGGCTTCTCATTAAGTTCTTCGGCAAAGTATTTACGCAGACCTTTGCGATCGAAATCCAGCAGATTGATTTTGACAGTTGTCATCGGTTGGTGCCTCACTAAAAATGACTATTGCTGCGCCTAAATAATCAGGTGTTAAATGCAGACGTGATTATCTCGGGTTTAAGGCGCGAAATTGTACAGCCTTTACGGCATGGTTTCCACATGTTCACTCTATGGTTATTCTAGTGTTGCCAATTTAAAAACGCCACAGACAACAACGGGAAGCCTAAGCTTCCCGTTAAAAACATGATTAATCTATTCTTTCGCTAAAACCTAAGCCATCTGCTTAACATTGCTCGTCATAGATTTTTAACCATTAATTAGCCTCGTGGACAAATTTCATCTTCAGCAAAGAAGTAGGCAATTTCACGCGCTGCAGATTCTGGACTATCAGAACCATGTACTGAGTTATGACGCATGCTTAATGCAAAATCACTACGGATAGTGCCACACGCCGCTTCTTCTGGGTTTGTTTTACCCATTAACTCACGGTAACGCACGATCGCATTTTCGCCTTCTAACACTTGTACCATCACAGGACCTGAAGTCATAAATGCTACCAAGTCATCAAAGAAAGGTTTACCTTCATGCTCAGCGTAAAAACCTTGTGCTTTAGCACTGTCTAAATGCACCATTTTGGCAGCAACAATTTTCAATCCTGCATTTTCAAAACGCTGGTAGATCGCACCGATTAAGTTACGCTTTACCGCATCTGGTTTTACGATTGAGAAAGTTCTTTCGATTGTCATTATTATCGTTTCCTTTTGAGTCTTATTGCTTCCAACAAACAAAAAATGTTAGTTACAGCAACAAACCAGCAATATTAGCAAGACCTAACCCTGTTGCGCCAGCAGCCCAGCGCGGATCTGCACCATCACGGAAACTTGCAGCCAAATCGAAATGGATCCAACGGCTATTTTCTGTATCCACAAAACGCGATAAGAATGCCGCAGCATTTGATGCGCCTCCCATACCACCGCCTTTTTGTACACGGCTATTGGCAGTATCGGCATAAGGTGATGGACAGTATTCCTGATGCCATTTTTCTAGTGGTAACGGCCATGCTGGCTCATTGACCAATTCAGATAATTGCTGTGCTTGTTGTAATAATGGCTTATCTAACCCAAAGATAGCATTATAGTCACTTCCCACGGCTACCATAGCAGCCCCTGTGAGTGTTGCGGCATCAATGATAAGTGGTGCGCCTGTCTCTGAGGCTGCAATTAAACCATCCGCCAATACTAAACGCCCTTCGGCATCGGTATTGACGATTTCAACCGTAACACCATTTTTATAACTTAGCACATCACCTAACTTATAAGCGTTACCTGATACGAGGTTTTCGGCACAACATAGGATCAACTTCACACGTTGAGACAAACCTTGTTCGATAGCATAACCTAGTGCAGCAGTCACTGTTGCAGCGCCGCCCATATCGCACTTCATTGTTACCATGCCCGCACTTGGTTTTAGACTGTAACCGCCTGAATCAAAAGTGATCCCTTTACCGACTAAACACGCAGATACTGGCGCTTTAGGATCGCCTGTTGGGTTGTAGTCAACCGTTAACATCACTGGTGGTCGAGCACTACCACGACCTACGTTATGAATACCAATCCAGCCATCAGCGAGTAGCTCTTCGCCAACGATTTCTTCGGCATGAATTTTATCGCCAGCAATGTTTTTGAGAAAACTCACTGCTTCTTGCGCTAGTTTTTGAGGGTACATATCTTCAGGAGTGGCGTTCACCATAGAGCGTAACCAATCTGAACACTGACGGCGGGCATTTAATAGTTCTAACTCATCTTCATCAATCGATGCCCACTGAATATCAACACGTACCATCGTTGCTGCGAAACCACAATAGAACGCCCATTGACGTTCATAGTTCCAATCTTCACCAACAAGTCGAACTGCCAGTGCACCTTGCGACTGAATTTGACGACCCGCTTGTTGAATACGACGCAGTGGAAAATCACTACGATAGTGCACTGTTGCACTGTCTGACTCGTAACTTAGTAGTGAATTTAATCCCCAAGGGCCATTAGCTTCTTCATTTGATAAATACACATTGAGCATGATGCGATTTCCTTTCTTATTCTGATAATGCAAAAAGCCTTCTTGCAGTAAGAAGGCTTTTAATATTAAGGCGTGACTTATTTAGTTAGGATATTTGCGAGTGTTCTTACACCCATACCTGTTGCACCTGCTGACCACTGTTCATTGGCACTCTTACGGAAAGTGCCACTAGCATCAATGTGCATCCAGCCTTTCTTATAATCATCAACGAAGTATGACAAGAACGCTGCCGCAGTACTTGCGCCAGGCATAAACTCACCACTAGAGATATTAGCAAGATCGGCAAAATTAGATGGCAGCATGTTACGATGCATATCTGCTAACGGCAGCGGCCACATTCCTTCATTTTCTTCAGCTGCGGCAGTTAATGCCTGGTGTGATAACTCGGCATCAAAACTCAATAATGCGTGGTAGTCATTACCCAGTGCCATTTTTGCAGCGCCGGTTAAGGTTGCGCAATCAATCACAATCTCAGGGTTCTGGCTATTGGCGTAAATCAAACCATCAGCCAATACTAAACGCCCTTCAGCATCGGTATTTAAAATTTCAACCGTTGTACCGTTTTTGTACTTAATAATATCGCCAAGTTTTAATGCGCGACCTGAAATCATGTTTTCTGCACAACACAGCACTAATTTAATACGCTTATTTAAGCCACGTGCCATCGCTAATGCTAAACCGCCAGTTGCTAGTGCTGCACCACCCATGTCAGCTTTCATTGCTGTCATGCCGCCAGACGGTTTGATGCTGTAACCACCTGAATCAAATGTAATGCCTTTACCCACTAAACACGCAAAGACTGGTGCATCAGCATCACCTGTTGGGTTATAGTCAAGACGAAGCATTGCTGGACGGTGATCTGAGCCTCGACCTACAGCATGAATACCATTCCAGCCTTCATCTAATAGATCATTACCTTTAATGATCTTGTAGGTCACATGTTCTGGTGCAAGAGATTTAATAAACTCACCCGCACGTGCCGCTAACTGTGATGGGCGTACAACGTCTGCAGGTTGGTTAATGATTTCACGTACCCACTCAGTCGCTGTTAAACGTGCGGTAAGCTCAGCTTCATCACTATCACTTAGCGCAGGCCATGTAACAGTATTACCCGGTTTAGAGTTACGGTGACCTTGGATAAATGCCCACACATTTTCTAAATCCCAACCTTCGCCAGAAAGTGCAACCTGTTTAATGCCTTGAGCATCTAACTTACGCGCTGCACGCTGAAGATTACCCAAAGTATCATTTTCTGTTAAATGCACAACCGCACCTTCAGGGCCAAAACTGACTAACGCATTATTACCCCATTGGGCATCCGCTGCCTGTTGAGAAAGAGAAACAGTCATGATCGTCGACATCTAAAACTCCTTGAATGTAGCAACAATGAGCATGCTAAAGAAATAAACTCGTTGTCGTTTTGAATATGTAGATAGTTATGGGGGTAAAGCGAGATAATTGCAATGCAATAAAGAGAAGAATTAGCAATTCTCACTGGTGGAGAAAACAAAAAAGCACCTAATTAAATTGTTTACAATCAATTAGATGCTTTTCTTTTAAATAACCTTACTATTCAGCTTCTTCAATCCAACACATTTGTACGGCTTCTAACACCCTTTCACTGCAATGGCTTGGTTCATCATCAAACTCATCTAACGCGAGGATCCATTCACGTAACTCAGTAAAACGGATTTGTGTGGGATCGATATCAGGATATTTTTCAAATAATTCAATGGCGATATCGAGTGAATCTGTCCATTTCAAGCTCATAACTCTTCCTTCTTCATGTCTTGATAAGTCACTTAATAATAACGCTGAGATGAAAAAAAAGACTACCCTCAGGCCTGTCTCTTATACACAAATCCCTAAGCCAATGCTTGGGGATTTTTTTGAACTAATTTTATGTTTCATGATCTGATCATCTAAGCAATGATAAGGATGATTATGATGACCTATATAGAACCAACTCTTTGGGCTCAAAAACAATTCGGTCAAGCCGATCTTAATGACCCAAGACGCACTCAAAGACTCGTTGCTCTAGCTACCTCTCTGGCTGAACAACCTGGTATCCCTATCTCAAAACTCATCATCTCCCCAGCCGATATGGAAGGGGCTTATCGCTTTATTCGTAATGACCAAATCAAAGCAGAAGATATTGCAGAAGCTGGATTCTATGTCACAGCACAAGAAGCTTTTGAACAACAAACACTGCTTGCATTGGAAGATACCACTTCTCTAAGTTACTCACATCACAGCATACAAGATACACTCGGGCATTCCAATCAAGGTAATCGACACCGAGCAATGTTCGTTCATTCAACGTTGCTTTTTGCTCCCGAAACTCACACTGTAGTTGGTTTAATCGAACAACAACGCTGGACCCGAGATATTGAAAAACGTGGTCAAAGACACCAGCATGCAACTCGACCATACAAAGAAAAAGAAAGTTATAAATGGGAACAAGCATCTCGCCATGTTGCAGAGCGACTAGGCGAGAAAATGTCAGAGGTTATTTCTGTATGTGATAGAGAAGCCGATTTATTCGAGTACCTCACTTACAAGCACGAGCAACAACAACGATTTATCGTTCGCTCAATGCAAAGTCGCTGTATCGAGGAGCATGATAATCGTCTTTATGACTACGCTTCCAAGTTGTTATCAGCAGGAAGCAAAGAGCTAAAAATACCGCAAAAAGGCGGTCGTAAGTCCCGCACGGCTCATCTAGACATCAAATATGCTCCCGTGACACTTAAGTCTCCCGCTAATAAAAAAGAGTTCGATAATATCTCTCTCTACTATGTTGGATGTATAGAGCAAGGTGAGAGTGACGACAAGCTCGCATGGCATTTACTGACATCAGAGCCTGTAACGAACAAAGAGGAAGCACTTAACATCGTCAGTTATTATGAGCGTCGTTGGCTGATAGAAGATTTTCACAAGGTTTGGAAAAGTGAAGGCACGCAAGTTGAACAACTGAGAATGCAAAGTAAAGATAACTTAGAAAGGCTCAGTGTTATTTTGGCATTTATTGCTACTCGTTTACTCCAGTTAAGATTTATGAACGAATCTAAAGAGTTATCTAGTAGCTGTTGTGAACGGGTGTTAAAAGGTAAAGCGTGGAAGCTTATGTGGTTAAAATTGGAGAAGAAAAAGCTGCCCAAAGAAGCACCAAATATATCGTGGGCTTACAAAAGTATTGCACGGTTAGGTGGTTGGAAAGATACCAAGCGGACGGGTCGCGCTTCTGTAAAGACATTATGGCAAGGATGGTTTAGGTTACAAACCATCCTTGAAGGATATGAACTAGCTAAGTCTCTTGAACACAATGACTTGTGATCAAGAGACAGCCCTCAGGCAGCCTTTTTTACAACTTAGTGATTTTCAGACGCAAGGTTTAGCGTGTAGCGTGGAATTTCCACTACTAAATCTTCATCTGCAACACGTGCTTGGCAACCAAGACGTGATTCAGGCTCAAGACCCCATGCTTTATCTAGCATATCATCTTCTAATTCATCACTCTCTTCTAGTGAATCAAAGCCTTCACGGATCACAACGTGACAAGTAGTACATGCACAAGATTTTTCACACGCATGTTCAATACCAATGCCGTTACGTAACGCTACATCAAGGACAGTTTCACCCGCTTCAGCTTCTAATACTGCACCTTCTGGGCATAGGTCTTCGTGGGGAAGTACAACAATCTTAGGCATGCTTAAACCTCATCAATAGACTGACCAGCCAATGCTCGACGAATAGATTGATCCATTCGACGTGAGGCAAATTCTTGGCTCGCTTTGTCTGTTTTCTTAATTCCAGCTTCAATTGCTCGGGTATCTGTACCCTGACGTAATTGAACTAGTTCCATCATTACTGCTTCTAATTCTGCACGCTCTTCTGCACTTAATAAGGTATCACCATCTGCAGCAAGTGCTGTGATCAAACCTTCAAGTACACGATCGGCTTCTACTTGCTGTTCGGCCAATGCACGTGCGTCTTTATCATCTTGCGCATAGGTCATTGAGTCACGCAGCATGGTTGCGATTTCATCTTCAGATAAACCGTAAGAAGGCTTAACTTGAATTGAAGATTGTACGCCGCTACTCTTCTCCATAGCCGTTACAGACAATAAACCATCAGCATCCACTTGGTATGTCACACGGATATGTGCAGCGCCTGCTGCCATTGCCGGAATACCACGTAGGGTAAAACGTGCGAGTGAACGACAATCATCTACCATCTCACGTTCACCTTGAACTACGTGAACAGACATTGCCGTTTGACCATCTTTAAACGTGGTAAATTCTTGTGCGCGGGCAACAGGGATAGTGGTGTTACGAGGAATGATTTTC
The sequence above is a segment of the Photobacterium leiognathi genome. Coding sequences within it:
- the rodZ gene encoding cytoskeleton protein RodZ, yielding MNTENNEEQKITEGNHLPGDVLRQAREQLGYSQKDIANRLRLRLSVIDDIENNRFEQAQLATFTRGYVRSYAKYVGLEENVVLALLDKCGHSKPNAQEMQSFSRRTKREAHDSRIMGLTWILAAVFVGVTAIWWWQNIHLDQNTNSLNIIADQNVAHEKQVQGEDSTILTTLTNDDATISATKPATVDTNVDHSATTDTTAQPAEATATTPTATESTTSSTAQTTASASASGTATPADSSNAPAKTAEAATATTEQNADAPQLQLAFSADCWIDVRDATGKRLDSGVKKVGQVLDLAGKAPFRVRLGAPGAVKINIKGQPFDLSRYPSSKPVTLKLP
- the ispG gene encoding flavodoxin-dependent (E)-4-hydroxy-3-methylbut-2-enyl-diphosphate synthase, whose amino-acid sequence is MHNESPIIRRQSSRIYVGNVPIGDGAPIAVQSMTNTRTTDVEATVAQIKALEKVGADIVRVSVPTMDAAEAFKVIKQQVNVPLVADIHFDYRIALKVAEYGVDCLRINPGNIGREDRIRAVVECARDKNIPIRIGVNGGSLEKDIQQKYGEPTPQALVESAMRHVEILDRLNFDQFKVSVKASDVFLAVESYRLLAKQIVQPLHLGITEAGGARAGSVKSAVGLGMLLAEGIGDTLRISLAADPVEEIKVGFDILKSLRIRSRGINFIACPTCSRQEFDVIGTVNELEQRLEDIVVPMDVSVIGCVVNGPGEAEVSHLGIAGGNRKSAFYEDGIRQKERFDNDNVIDQLESKIRAKASMLDQNNRIDVKQQDI
- a CDS encoding YfgM family protein; the protein is MNDYATEEQQVEAIKSWWQENGKAVVLGAVIGLGGLWGWRYYQSEVHAAKHVASDSYTQVVSALDENSKDAVAEAKTFIDANKGSQYAVLTALQLAKVQVENQDLNGAVEQLQWVLNNTKDEAILPLATTRLARIYAEQQKFDEALAELKKVTVPSWKSKVAELRGDILLQKGDITGAREAYVEAQQDGSSPALQMKLDDLAQ
- the bamB gene encoding outer membrane protein assembly factor BamB, which encodes MQKVLKRVLAVAVAVSVLSGCASEVDSIQMAPLPKVDNTFTPKTDWSRSVGDGVNGYYSKLTPAVGLDKVFVADRAGLIEALNPATGKVEWETDLEGDNSAKLSGGLVLGDGKVFVGTENAKVIALDAETGKEVWRTTVAGEVLAKPLVADGLVVVNTSSGVLEALDVETGASKWQVSNEVPTLTLRGDSSPVAVSGGVFWGLANGRLAGALMSDGRLLWQQSIAAPKGSTEIDRLVDVDASPVIAGDRLFAVGYNGTLVSIDLRSGQIVWKRNYSSATNFIVDGSELFLVTAKDHVVAVDARSGTELWQNTDLQYRQLSAPAMIDGYVVVGDAEGYLHWLDTQNGEFVSQEEIDSSGIAVPPVALDDNGFIVVTRDGEINKMQIPQ
- the pilW gene encoding type IV pilus biogenesis/stability protein PilW, which produces MIRWSVYPLLSCLLFTGCATVEVADNGREFDPKAASEARLNLGLNYLKDGQWERARENLELALKYDPTYYRAQNAMAYYYQKVGDKDAAEKMYKQALRYSPKNGDVLNNYGVFLCSEGRYDEAIAAFVRAIEQPYYYLISASYENAGLCSRKKGNLEAATGYFENALAHDPNRPRSMLQLAQVEIETNNFKDARVQLFKFNKRYGYTADSLWLLIQLEKQAGRLTQANKYAILLKEKYPDSLQYQNYLANEY
- the hisS gene encoding histidine--tRNA ligase, whose protein sequence is MAKQIQAIRGMNDCLPTQSPLWQKVEGTVKQVISAYGYNEIRMPIVESTHLFKRAIGEVTDVVEKEMYTFEDRNGDSLTLRPEGTAGCVRAGIQNGLLYNQEQRLWYIGPMFRHERPQKGRYRQFHQVGVEVFGLNGPDIDAELIMMTARLWRELGIHEHVRLELNSIGSLEARAEYRKALIAFLEQHLDVLDEDAKRRMYTNPLRVLDTKNAAIQEILVDAPKLSEYLDPESKEHFDGLCELLDAAGIKYQVNERLVRGLDYYNRTVFEWITESLGAQGTVCGGGRYDGLVEQLGGKATPSVGFAMGLERLVLLMEALEQDEVRRSVDVYVVTAGEGTLAAGMTLAEKLRTEVSGLRVMTHFGGGNFKKQFKRADNVGAAVALVLGENEIAENTVVVKDLHGGEQTTMAQDEVAAKLAALI